A single window of Nicotiana sylvestris chromosome 3, ASM39365v2, whole genome shotgun sequence DNA harbors:
- the LOC104213386 gene encoding probable xyloglucan 6-xylosyltransferase 5 has protein sequence MGPDSSFTAQKRGGGALPTTATPNGGRPSSVLPRGRQIQRTFNNIKITILCGFVTILVLRGTIGFGNLASSGSDAENANLIEETNRILDEIRSDADLDDPDDPSDTFFHHNSTYSLGPKITTWDADRKFWLQKNPDFPNFIHGKPRVLLVTGSPPNPCDNPIGDHYLLKVIKNKIDYCRIHGIEIVYNLAHLEKEMAGYWAKLPLIRKLMLSHPEVEWIWWMDSDALFTDMVFEIPFSKYNDHNLVIHGYPDLLFDQKSWIALNTGSFLIRNCQWSLDLLDVWAPMGPKGPVREEAGKVLTANLKGRPAFEADDQSALIYLLMSQKDQWMDQVFIENSYYLHGYWAGLVDRYEEMIEKYHPGLGDERWPFVTHFVGCKPCGSYGDYPVERCMKSMERAFNFADNQVLKLYGFRHKGLLSPNIKRIRNETDNPLQYVDQLDLRHAKHESTGPQT, from the coding sequence ATATTAAGATAACTATTCTTTGCGGCTTCGTCACTATCCTTGTCTTACGTGGCACCATTGGTTTCGGAAACCTTGCATCCTCCGGAAGTGATGCTGAGAATGCGAATCTTATTGAGGAGACTAACCGGATCCTCGACGAGATCCGATCGGACGCGGACCTGGATGACCCGGATGACCCCTCCGATACTTTTTTCCACCATAATTCAACCTACAGTTTAGGCCCGAAGATTACTACTTGGGATGCCGACCGCAAATTCTGGCTTCAGAAAAACCCTGATTTCCCTAATTTTATCCATGGTAAGCCTCGTGTTTTGCTAGTAACTGGCTCTCCCCCAAACCCTTGTGATAATCCAATTGGGGATCATTACTTGTTGAAGGTTATAAAGAACAAAATTGATTATTGTAGGATCCATGGGATTGAAATCGTTTATAACTTAGCTCATTTGGAAAAGGAAATGGCTGGGTACTGGGCTAAATTGCCCTTGATTCGTAAGCTAATGTTGTCTCACCCTGAAGTAGAATGGATTTGGTGGATGGACAGTGATGCCTTATTCACTGATATGGTTTTTGAGATCCCTTTTTCAAAGTACAATGATCACAATCTTGTTATTCATGGCTACCCTGATCTATTGTTTGATCAGAAATCATGGATTGCATTGAACACTGGTAGTTTTCTAATTAGGAATTGCCAGTGGTCTCTTGATTTGTTGGATGTGTGGGCGCCAATGGGGCCTAAAGGTCCTGTTCGTGAAGAAGCCGGCAAGGTTTTGACGGCTAATTTAAAGGGTAGACCAGCATTTGAAGCGGATGACCAGTCTGCGTTAATATACTTGCTGATGTCACAGAAGGATCAGTGGATGGACCAGGTGTTCATAGAGAATTCTTACTATCTACATGGATATTGGGCAGGGTTAGTTGATAGGTATGAGGAGATGATTGAGAAATACCATCCAGGTTTGGGGGATGAGAGATGGCCATTTGTGACACATTTTGTGGGATGCAAGCCATGTGGGAGTTATGGAGATTACCCTGTTGAGAGGTGCATGAAAAGTATGGAGAGGGCTTTCAATTTTGCAGATAATCAAGTGCTTAAGTTGTATGGGTTTAGACATAAGGGCTTGTTGAGCCCTAACATCAAAAGGATTAGGAATGAAACTGATAATCCGCTGCAGTATGTAGATCAGTTAGATCTTCGACATGCAAAGCATGAGAGCACAGGACCTCAGACCTAG
- the LOC104213385 gene encoding uncharacterized protein: MADVEEGEAAITEAQLEKLKKWERIRNSQSLSDPPPATRSLVAIRDFSIHKIAGEFAVFPPVNHENLYISTNFVGKTHSQSSSPPFPSSPSLSSSSSSSFSPSNRDNDDSSYSFTASDANAVDPPKSVPGSPRPPARVDGYGGKWWNLGLQVLFSRVNGIAMFRWFFTSARRAVTSMLSPYGVAAMFVLFAYFRLRRRLVTRQSGEQLRRTITEKDERINQLLSQIAEMNQVLVAMHKGNLSKN; encoded by the exons ATGGCGGATGTAGAAGAAGGAGAAGCCGCAATAACGGAAGCCCAGCTTGAAAAGCTTAAGAAATGGGAACGTATAAGGAATTCGCAATCTCTTTCCGATCCACCACCAGCCACTCGCTCTCTGGTCGCGATCCGAGACTTCTCAATCCATAAAATTGCCGGCGAATTCGCCGTCTTTCCTCCGGTCAACCACGAGAACCTTTACATATCCACAAATTTCGTTGGGAAAACTCATAGCCAATCATCGTCGCCGCCGTTCCCGTCATCCCCGTCGCTGTCGTCGTCATCGTCATCCTCATTTTCACCTTCCAATCGAGATAACGATGATTCGTCCTACTCATTTACCGCCTCAGATGCTAATGCCGTGGATCCGCCAAAATCTGTACCAGGTAGTCCTCGACCCCCAGCCAGAGTAGATGGTTATGGAGGAAAATGGTGGAATTTGGGACTGCAAGTGCTGTTTTCTAGAGTCAACGGCATTGCTATGTTTCGCTGGTTTTTCACTTCAGCTCGAAGGGCTGTTACGAGTATGCTCTCCCCTTATGGAGTAGCGGCAATGTTTGTGTTGTTTGCGTATTTTCGTTTGAGACGGAGATTGGTTACAAGACAGAGTGGCGAACAGCTGAGACGCACCATTACAGAGAAAGATGAG AGGATAAATCAACTTTTAAGTCAAATAGCAGAGATGAATCAGGTATTGGTGGCTATGCACAAAGGTAATCTGTCCAAGAATTAG